The following coding sequences are from one Halomonas sp. HAL1 window:
- a CDS encoding DarT ssDNA thymidine ADP-ribosyltransferase family protein, with protein MFWVILIIIVLFIGFVIDKGTPSKYSERDRNREGDKGKLPSGHQVSLPKTEATTSVPKGQLEKKGSAEEKCVPAPSEEPKARNAINRDAERAIADDLAKSHGGEYLLAEKITESVAKYINSQESAIEFVLQELDGASKGSDEARTFAKSLGFLEGEYAGALRKQANEDVENAQQALLKSSISLSVSPELTTRLRLFNVKNIIEKWCLNSPEIKKNRLLKALREIALDDVNLVPSLDASLPIIKTASIKHISNRNKNLDFAKTLLTELRQSLNKSPREIILLAVPEILEDYESRQTNPESPEKSVQKAQKPEATIELAYESDIKSFVEEREIPYLVHFTDFRNLPGIMSEGLVPRLELETAGRGFYYNDEMRLDRVKGSISTSIAFPNYKMFFRYRQQANVRRWALLIIDKSVFWENECLFCAHNAADRRIIHANKSYLASPAALEKMYDIEAGNQKRDFSLLKSYDPTDPQAEVLVLSTISPDKIHTVVFDSLSSKERFSQYYPMKKAVVDTAFFSSRDYVRRRQVI; from the coding sequence ATGTTTTGGGTAATACTGATAATAATTGTGCTTTTCATTGGCTTTGTCATTGATAAAGGAACACCATCAAAATATTCAGAAAGGGACAGAAACAGAGAGGGGGATAAAGGAAAACTTCCTTCTGGCCATCAAGTCTCTCTTCCTAAAACCGAAGCAACGACATCTGTCCCCAAAGGTCAATTAGAAAAAAAGGGCTCTGCAGAAGAAAAGTGTGTGCCCGCGCCAAGCGAAGAACCAAAAGCAAGGAACGCCATAAATAGAGATGCAGAAAGAGCGATTGCTGATGATCTTGCAAAATCGCATGGTGGCGAATATCTTCTAGCTGAAAAAATCACAGAATCAGTTGCTAAATATATAAATAGCCAAGAGTCTGCGATAGAGTTTGTTCTTCAAGAGCTAGATGGTGCAAGCAAAGGAAGCGATGAAGCTAGAACATTTGCTAAATCACTTGGATTTTTGGAAGGTGAATACGCGGGAGCTTTACGCAAACAGGCTAATGAAGATGTCGAAAATGCCCAACAGGCTCTTTTAAAGTCTTCGATAAGTCTTTCGGTCTCGCCAGAGCTAACAACAAGGCTTAGGCTCTTTAATGTCAAAAACATTATAGAAAAATGGTGTCTTAATTCACCGGAAATTAAAAAAAACCGTCTGCTAAAGGCTTTGAGAGAGATTGCGCTTGATGATGTTAATTTAGTCCCTTCCCTTGATGCCAGCCTGCCAATCATTAAAACAGCAAGCATAAAGCATATTTCTAATAGAAATAAAAATCTTGATTTCGCAAAGACATTATTGACTGAGCTTCGCCAATCTTTGAATAAAAGTCCCAGGGAGATTATACTTTTAGCCGTTCCTGAAATTTTGGAAGACTATGAGAGTAGACAAACCAATCCAGAGTCTCCCGAGAAAAGTGTTCAAAAAGCGCAGAAACCCGAAGCAACAATTGAGCTGGCATATGAGTCGGATATAAAGTCGTTTGTTGAAGAAAGGGAGATACCTTATCTTGTTCATTTTACTGACTTCAGAAATTTGCCAGGGATCATGTCTGAAGGGCTTGTGCCAAGGTTGGAGCTAGAAACTGCTGGACGAGGCTTTTATTACAACGATGAAATGCGACTTGATAGAGTAAAGGGATCTATCTCAACATCAATAGCATTTCCAAACTATAAAATGTTTTTTAGATATAGGCAGCAAGCCAACGTACGGAGGTGGGCACTCTTAATCATTGATAAGTCTGTTTTCTGGGAAAATGAGTGCTTATTCTGCGCGCACAATGCGGCTGACAGAAGAATAATTCATGCGAATAAAAGCTATCTAGCAAGTCCTGCCGCACTAGAAAAAATGTATGACATTGAGGCCGGAAATCAAAAAAGAGATTTTAGCTTGTTGAAGTCGTATGATCCAACTGACCCTCAGGCTGAAGTTTTAGTGCTTTCTACTATCTCTCCTGATAAAATTCATACTGTAGTGTTTGATTCGCTGAGCTCGAAAGAGCGCTTTTCCCAGTACTATCCGATGAAGAAGGCAGTTGTTGATACTGCCTTCTTTTCTTCAAGAGACTATGTGAGAAGAAGGCAGGTAATTTGA
- the pglZ gene encoding BREX-1 system phosphatase PglZ type A, whose translation MDSKQLTQGLQHAFFTDHHRIVFWYDAPGHFAESLSELALEGVQVITMAGESTLGVKLRLELEEPDTPTLLYFPYAEPALEDDWLLDIKLYSGRFYADRVSMIFNELGLTRHVMREHLAQRQAFLASRKRIEGLKRLVTPSMSEDELDLAMLAVVVGAASVDVATLLFHLAEEAVTHELGLEANPAALVESEKYALVPAFVRVLQAEVGYPASREELSGETPLNFGQLMLRLLITGYCESISDIPDWARQVAIPSVNARASSRALLTRWRDSSRFYPAFDVISGWVADAQRIDDKLHNVPLEQLSNVATFEVVEKQIIVDLCQAIPTADVRDLRLFDSIIVERLDGYWASRHKNDARRERYRQLYAALTAAIALFSLRHQHAKGFHFESVEALYHAYQTDLYRFDTAYRHYAVASDATSVELLKNLDTAVERCYDEWFLGQLTRNWSERVEAEQRLTHWKLPNIPNQQNFYRDWVQPQLAASRQKRVVVVISDAFRYEAAEELRERINAKRYSEATLKSQLGVVPSYTTLGMASLLPHRELSYQPGSDTVLVNGQSTQGTVNRSKLLKEALGGEAMAVTADEVKGWSREEGREKIKGVQLMYVYHNVVDARGDSANTESETFAAVEDAIDELDQLTRKILMHLNTSTVLVTADHGFLFQRSALDATDRTALTDKPGSAFKSKKRYVLGESLPDNPSVWHGHTRDTAGTTCETQFWIPKGAHRFHFVGGARFVHGGIMPQEIVVPVLTIQQLRGEKAEKRSTRKVEVISPKASLKMVNNIQRFDLLQTEAVSERLRPVTLSVAIYEGSHVVSSEEVITFDSASDNMNERMKSVRLSLSGTSCDRKNDYFLVLRDKDLGTERERYRVVIDLAFTDDFF comes from the coding sequence ATGGATTCAAAGCAACTAACGCAGGGCTTACAACACGCCTTCTTCACCGACCACCATCGGATTGTGTTCTGGTACGACGCCCCCGGCCACTTTGCCGAGTCGCTGAGTGAGCTCGCGCTGGAAGGCGTTCAGGTGATCACGATGGCGGGGGAGTCGACCCTGGGCGTAAAGCTACGTTTGGAGCTGGAAGAGCCTGACACTCCCACGCTGCTCTACTTTCCTTACGCCGAGCCAGCACTGGAAGACGACTGGCTGCTGGATATAAAGCTCTACTCCGGCCGGTTTTATGCGGATCGCGTCTCGATGATCTTTAATGAGCTGGGCCTAACGCGCCATGTGATGCGCGAGCATTTAGCACAGCGGCAGGCGTTTTTAGCCAGCCGGAAGCGTATTGAAGGGTTAAAGCGTTTAGTCACGCCTTCCATGAGTGAAGATGAGCTGGACCTTGCGATGCTGGCCGTGGTGGTGGGGGCAGCTTCAGTAGATGTGGCGACGCTGCTGTTTCATCTAGCAGAAGAGGCGGTGACCCACGAGCTGGGGTTAGAGGCGAATCCGGCAGCTTTAGTTGAGTCCGAAAAGTACGCCCTGGTGCCTGCGTTTGTACGTGTCCTACAAGCCGAAGTCGGTTACCCCGCCAGCCGTGAAGAGCTGAGTGGTGAAACGCCTCTGAATTTCGGTCAGCTAATGTTGCGGTTACTGATTACTGGCTACTGCGAGAGTATTTCTGATATTCCTGACTGGGCACGCCAGGTGGCGATTCCTTCTGTTAATGCCCGTGCATCTTCGCGGGCGTTGCTGACTCGCTGGCGGGATAGCTCGCGGTTTTACCCAGCGTTCGATGTGATCTCAGGTTGGGTAGCTGATGCGCAGCGTATTGATGACAAACTGCATAATGTGCCGCTAGAGCAGCTTAGCAATGTGGCCACCTTTGAGGTGGTTGAAAAACAGATCATTGTGGATCTCTGCCAAGCGATTCCCACCGCTGATGTTCGCGACCTGCGGCTATTCGATAGCATTATTGTTGAGCGATTAGATGGCTATTGGGCGTCTCGGCATAAAAACGATGCCCGCCGCGAGCGTTATCGGCAGCTGTACGCAGCGCTCACCGCCGCTATTGCACTGTTCAGCCTACGCCACCAACATGCCAAAGGGTTTCACTTTGAGAGCGTTGAGGCGCTGTACCACGCTTACCAAACCGATCTATACCGTTTTGATACGGCTTATCGCCACTACGCGGTGGCATCTGACGCGACCAGTGTTGAGCTGCTGAAAAACCTGGATACCGCCGTCGAGCGTTGTTACGACGAGTGGTTTTTAGGCCAGCTGACCCGCAACTGGAGCGAGCGTGTAGAGGCCGAGCAGCGGCTGACGCACTGGAAGCTGCCCAACATTCCTAATCAACAGAACTTCTACCGTGATTGGGTGCAACCTCAGTTAGCCGCTAGCCGCCAAAAACGCGTGGTGGTGGTGATTAGCGATGCCTTCCGTTATGAAGCTGCCGAAGAGCTGCGCGAGCGCATCAATGCCAAGCGTTACAGTGAAGCGACGTTAAAAAGTCAGTTGGGGGTGGTGCCTAGCTATACCACGCTGGGCATGGCCTCGCTGCTACCGCACCGTGAGCTAAGCTATCAACCAGGCAGTGATACGGTGTTGGTGAATGGTCAATCAACCCAGGGCACCGTCAACCGTAGCAAACTCTTAAAGGAGGCGCTGGGTGGTGAGGCTATGGCGGTCACCGCCGACGAGGTGAAAGGTTGGTCTCGGGAAGAGGGGCGCGAAAAAATCAAAGGCGTCCAGCTGATGTACGTTTACCACAATGTGGTGGATGCTCGTGGAGATTCAGCTAACACCGAAAGCGAGACGTTTGCGGCGGTGGAAGATGCCATTGATGAGCTAGATCAGCTGACCCGCAAAATTTTGATGCATTTGAATACCAGCACGGTGCTGGTGACGGCAGACCACGGTTTCTTATTCCAGCGTAGCGCCTTAGACGCCACTGACCGCACGGCGCTTACGGACAAGCCTGGCTCCGCGTTCAAAAGCAAAAAGCGCTATGTGCTGGGTGAATCGCTGCCCGATAATCCCAGCGTTTGGCACGGCCATACCCGCGATACCGCAGGCACCACCTGCGAGACACAGTTCTGGATACCCAAAGGCGCGCACCGTTTCCATTTTGTGGGCGGGGCGCGCTTTGTGCATGGTGGCATCATGCCCCAAGAAATCGTTGTGCCGGTGCTCACGATACAGCAGCTGCGTGGCGAAAAAGCCGAGAAACGCAGCACCCGCAAGGTGGAAGTGATCTCACCGAAGGCATCGCTGAAGATGGTCAATAACATTCAGCGCTTCGACCTGCTGCAAACCGAAGCGGTGAGTGAACGCTTGCGGCCTGTCACCCTTTCAGTCGCGATTTATGAAGGCAGTCACGTGGTCTCCAGTGAAGAGGTAATCACCTTTGATAGCGCCAGCGACAACATGAACGAGCGCATGAAGTCGGTACGCCTTTCGCTCTCGGGCACTTCGTGTGACCGTAAAAATGACTACTTCCTGGTGCTGCGCGATAAAGACTTAGGCACCGAGCGGGAGCGCTACCGGGTGGTGATCGACTTGGCCTTTACGGATGATTTCTTCTAA
- a CDS encoding diguanylate cyclase produces MFEELLALADSEVGFIGQLVELDGKEMLFIHSLSQVSWCRASDVLYDSYEKGELYIASENNVFGKVISAGKFVLMNDYIHHTNPLGMPPGHPILRRFLGLPIKVGDEVVGIIGLANKSVDYTEEDAAFFQPLLDTLGTLFYALEMGKSRQSIVEKLRYLAETDALTNLPNRRVFVEKLSSIGQGSFSPFTIAILDIDFFKAINDEHGHQIGDEVLAEVAHRLSREIRPSDFIARIGGEEFGLYLSGYAKVIE; encoded by the coding sequence ATTTTTGAAGAGCTGCTGGCGCTTGCTGACAGTGAGGTTGGCTTTATTGGTCAATTAGTTGAGCTGGACGGTAAAGAAATGTTATTTATACATTCGCTTTCTCAAGTGAGTTGGTGCCGGGCTTCTGATGTCTTGTATGATTCTTACGAAAAGGGGGAGTTATATATAGCCAGTGAAAATAATGTTTTTGGTAAAGTGATCTCAGCGGGCAAGTTTGTTTTGATGAATGATTACATTCACCATACTAATCCCCTTGGAATGCCACCTGGACATCCAATATTACGACGCTTTTTGGGATTGCCTATCAAGGTCGGTGACGAGGTCGTGGGTATAATTGGCTTGGCTAATAAAAGCGTCGATTATACAGAGGAGGATGCTGCGTTTTTTCAACCTTTGTTGGATACGCTTGGTACCCTCTTTTACGCCTTGGAAATGGGGAAGTCACGTCAGAGCATTGTGGAAAAATTACGCTATTTAGCAGAAACAGATGCACTTACTAATTTACCCAATCGTCGTGTTTTTGTCGAGAAATTAAGTTCAATTGGTCAGGGCTCGTTCAGCCCATTTACTATTGCGATACTCGACATTGATTTTTTTAAAGCCATTAATGATGAACACGGCCACCAAATAGGTGATGAGGTATTGGCGGAGGTGGCTCACCGTTTAAGTCGGGAAATAAGGCCAAGCGATTTTATTGCACGTATTGGTGGTGAAGAATTTGGACTGTATCTAAGTGGTTATGCAAAAGTTATTGAGTAA
- the brxL gene encoding protease Lon-related BREX system protein BrxL: MDFEPSSATQMTDSLHDADLDTLLNSHFAGRVVRKDLTQRVKEGANVPVYVLEYLLGMYCASDDAEVIAKGLENVKAILTNNYVRPDEAEKVKSIVRERGSFKVIDRVTVRLNEKKDRYEAAFSNLGIKDAEISAGIVKENEKLLVGGIWVIATLSYFHEEGQTTSPFGVSLLKPIQMPHMNMDELFEGRRGFTNSQWREVLIRSIGMEPAELDESVQWHLLARMIPFVENNYNVCELGPRGTGKSHIYKECSPNSILVSGGQTTVANLFYNMSSRRIGLVGMWDLVAFDEVAGISFKDKDGVQIMKDYMASGSFARGREQMEASASMVFIGNINQSVESMVKTSHLLTPFPDAMIDAAFFDRFHAYIPGWEIPKMRPSFFTQRYGFIVDYLAEFFREMRKRSFADAIDRYFSLGDNLNQRDVIAVRKTVSGLLKLMFPHGGGSQGLAKEDVRECLEYAMQVRRRVKEQLKKIGGMEFYDVHFSYIDKETLEEHFVSVKEQGGGGLIPEGQGKPGVVHTIGLSDKGMPGVYRIEMQVTAGSGKLAMSGLWNSTAAKEQVKMAFDYFKANASRISGARKVMEHDFHLHVVDLQNSGVLRDLSLASLVAFSSGLVSKPTQSQMVVLGDMSLGGSLKPVQNLAECLQVAFDAGGKRVTLPMSSAMDIPTIPGELFTKFQTSFYAEPIDAVVKALGVD, translated from the coding sequence ATGGATTTCGAGCCATCTTCCGCTACGCAAATGACTGATTCGCTCCACGACGCAGACTTGGACACGCTGCTCAATAGCCACTTTGCTGGCCGAGTGGTGCGCAAGGATCTAACTCAGCGCGTGAAAGAGGGCGCCAACGTGCCGGTTTACGTGCTGGAGTACCTGCTGGGTATGTACTGCGCATCTGATGATGCAGAGGTGATTGCAAAAGGCCTGGAAAACGTCAAAGCGATTTTGACGAACAACTACGTTCGGCCTGATGAAGCGGAGAAGGTGAAGTCTATTGTTCGGGAACGGGGCAGCTTCAAGGTCATTGATCGTGTCACGGTGCGACTGAACGAGAAGAAAGACCGCTATGAAGCAGCGTTTAGCAACTTAGGCATCAAAGATGCTGAGATCTCCGCAGGCATCGTCAAAGAGAACGAAAAGCTGCTAGTAGGCGGTATTTGGGTCATCGCAACGCTAAGTTACTTCCATGAAGAGGGGCAGACAACATCACCATTCGGCGTCAGCCTGCTCAAGCCGATTCAAATGCCGCACATGAATATGGACGAGCTATTTGAAGGGCGGCGTGGGTTCACCAATTCACAATGGCGTGAAGTACTGATCCGCTCGATTGGCATGGAACCCGCTGAGCTAGACGAGAGCGTGCAGTGGCACTTGCTCGCCAGGATGATCCCGTTTGTTGAAAACAACTATAACGTTTGTGAGCTAGGGCCACGCGGCACCGGCAAAAGCCATATCTATAAGGAGTGCTCCCCCAACAGTATTCTGGTCTCCGGCGGGCAGACCACGGTGGCTAATTTGTTCTACAACATGAGCTCACGGCGCATTGGTTTAGTCGGCATGTGGGACTTGGTGGCGTTCGATGAAGTAGCGGGTATCTCGTTCAAGGATAAGGACGGGGTGCAGATCATGAAAGATTATATGGCGTCCGGTTCATTTGCCCGTGGGCGTGAGCAGATGGAGGCATCGGCCTCGATGGTGTTTATAGGCAACATCAATCAGAGCGTTGAGTCGATGGTGAAAACCAGCCATCTGTTGACGCCATTTCCCGATGCGATGATTGATGCGGCGTTTTTTGATCGCTTCCATGCCTACATTCCTGGCTGGGAAATCCCCAAGATGCGGCCATCGTTCTTTACCCAGCGCTATGGGTTTATCGTCGATTATCTGGCTGAATTTTTCCGTGAAATGCGCAAGCGCAGTTTCGCCGATGCGATTGATCGCTACTTTTCTCTGGGTGACAACCTCAATCAGCGTGATGTGATCGCGGTGCGTAAAACGGTTTCTGGCCTGCTCAAACTGATGTTCCCGCATGGCGGCGGTTCACAAGGACTTGCGAAAGAAGATGTGAGGGAGTGCCTGGAATACGCCATGCAAGTGCGACGCCGGGTGAAAGAGCAGCTGAAAAAAATTGGAGGTATGGAGTTTTACGATGTCCATTTCAGTTACATCGACAAGGAGACCCTGGAAGAGCACTTTGTGTCGGTGAAAGAGCAGGGTGGCGGTGGCTTGATTCCAGAAGGCCAGGGCAAGCCGGGCGTCGTGCATACCATTGGCCTAAGCGATAAAGGTATGCCGGGTGTTTACCGCATCGAAATGCAGGTAACCGCAGGCAGCGGCAAGCTGGCGATGTCGGGGCTATGGAACTCCACCGCAGCCAAAGAGCAGGTCAAAATGGCATTTGATTACTTCAAGGCCAATGCCAGCCGCATCAGTGGTGCCCGTAAGGTCATGGAGCATGATTTCCACCTCCATGTGGTGGACCTTCAAAATAGCGGTGTCCTGCGCGATTTGTCGTTAGCCAGTTTGGTGGCGTTTTCATCAGGCCTTGTCAGCAAGCCGACGCAAAGCCAAATGGTGGTGCTAGGCGATATGAGCCTGGGCGGAAGTTTAAAACCCGTTCAAAACCTTGCAGAGTGCCTGCAGGTCGCCTTCGATGCCGGCGGTAAGCGAGTCACCCTGCCGATGAGCAGCGCCATGGATATTCCCACCATCCCCGGCGAGCTATTTACCAAATTTCAGACCAGCTTCTATGCAGAGCCAATCGACGCAGTCGTGAAGGCGTTGGGAGTGGATTAA
- a CDS encoding PAS domain-containing protein, with the protein MLDRQRQKISNYTVQHDARGHALDMLIASVADFFVFPIALVTLVGDEHWLIAKAGIDVDAIAMENAFCKHVVNQKGLLIVDDASVHPDFQHNPLVTGEPGIRFYARVPLMAGGKEVGAVCLIDSKPNILSTKDLRFLETLSYFISDYIYLIDKHVNTRVDWFYKQLGADVGVDTWEWIISTGEIQFGPTWFYLLGIEPVDNKITLSYWMSRVHADDYECLKKSVIEHLEGRAVAINNEFRARHINGSWIWFEIYGKAFEYDESGAPLRVAGTSKNITVKKNGELSERKQICLLNFIIRAQAVF; encoded by the coding sequence ATGCTGGACAGACAAAGGCAGAAGATTAGCAATTATACCGTTCAGCACGATGCAAGGGGCCATGCACTTGATATGTTAATTGCCTCGGTTGCTGATTTTTTTGTTTTTCCTATTGCGCTAGTAACACTGGTCGGAGATGAGCATTGGCTTATCGCAAAAGCTGGCATTGATGTTGATGCTATTGCAATGGAAAATGCCTTTTGCAAACATGTGGTCAACCAGAAAGGCCTACTGATAGTAGATGATGCAAGTGTTCACCCTGATTTTCAACATAATCCATTAGTAACAGGCGAGCCGGGCATTCGGTTTTATGCGCGGGTTCCTTTAATGGCGGGTGGTAAAGAGGTAGGGGCGGTATGCTTAATTGATAGTAAGCCAAATATCTTGTCTACAAAAGACCTGCGCTTTCTTGAAACACTAAGCTATTTTATTAGTGATTATATTTATTTGATCGATAAACACGTAAACACCCGTGTTGATTGGTTTTATAAGCAGTTAGGGGCTGATGTGGGAGTCGATACATGGGAGTGGATAATTTCTACCGGTGAAATTCAGTTTGGCCCAACTTGGTTTTATTTGTTAGGCATTGAGCCTGTAGATAATAAGATCACACTCAGTTATTGGATGAGTAGAGTGCATGCCGATGATTACGAATGTCTAAAAAAATCGGTTATTGAGCACCTTGAAGGTAGAGCGGTCGCTATTAATAATGAGTTTCGTGCTCGTCATATTAATGGTAGCTGGATATGGTTTGAAATCTATGGAAAAGCGTTTGAATATGATGAAAGCGGGGCTCCATTACGGGTGGCTGGTACAAGTAAAAATATTACTGTTAAGAAAAATGGAGAATTAAGTGAGCGTAAGCAGATTTGTTTGCTTAATTTTATTATTAGGGCCCAAGCTGTTTTTTAA
- a CDS encoding IS630 family transposase → MSRRLRFVSLTPDQQRILNEAYQYGEKRALRRRAHAILLNHKGHTINQIRDIIGVKRDTVSTWLSQWEADGIEGLQDKPREGRPHLLSESDLAVLEQLVEEYPHQLPVLHAKFQEQTGNVVSQDTLRRALKKGYSCKRIRRSLRAHRDEADFRHTQEIINVLKEWEDDGECDLYFFDEAGFSQSSSLPYAWSPIAKPWEVTAYPHSKRLNVLGFLTRKGEFFHHMTTDSVTTETVIEAFDQFAAHKDPDAFAVVILDNARMHRSKAFQRKLIDWMAHRIHLVYLSPYSPELNLIEILWREIKYRWLPLTAYSSFDKLCEAVKKVCNGYGTDYSITFA, encoded by the coding sequence ATGTCTCGGCGCTTACGTTTCGTTTCTTTAACACCTGACCAGCAACGTATCTTAAATGAAGCCTACCAGTACGGCGAAAAGAGAGCACTACGTCGTCGGGCCCACGCCATTCTGCTCAACCACAAGGGCCATACGATTAACCAGATTCGCGATATTATTGGGGTTAAGCGCGATACGGTATCGACTTGGTTATCCCAATGGGAAGCAGACGGTATTGAAGGTCTTCAAGACAAGCCTCGCGAAGGACGCCCGCACCTTCTCAGCGAGAGCGATCTTGCTGTGTTAGAACAACTGGTTGAAGAGTATCCCCATCAATTGCCTGTCCTCCATGCCAAGTTTCAGGAGCAGACAGGTAACGTCGTCAGCCAGGACACGTTGCGGCGCGCGTTAAAAAAAGGCTATAGCTGTAAGCGGATACGCCGCTCATTGAGGGCACATCGTGACGAAGCGGATTTCCGCCATACGCAAGAGATAATCAATGTATTGAAGGAGTGGGAAGATGATGGTGAGTGCGATCTCTATTTCTTTGATGAAGCCGGTTTCTCGCAATCATCGTCACTTCCTTATGCATGGAGCCCGATAGCCAAGCCCTGGGAAGTCACGGCCTACCCACACAGCAAACGGCTGAATGTACTGGGCTTTCTCACCAGAAAAGGTGAGTTTTTTCACCATATGACCACCGACTCAGTGACCACTGAAACCGTTATAGAAGCCTTTGATCAGTTTGCGGCACATAAAGACCCTGACGCATTCGCCGTCGTGATACTGGATAATGCCAGGATGCACCGTTCCAAGGCGTTCCAGCGCAAACTTATTGATTGGATGGCACATCGCATTCACCTGGTCTACTTGTCGCCATATTCGCCGGAGCTGAATCTGATCGAAATCCTTTGGCGCGAAATCAAATACCGGTGGCTACCGTTAACAGCCTACAGTTCGTTCGATAAGCTTTGTGAAGCGGTCAAAAAAGTATGTAATGGTTACGGCACTGATTACTCAATAACTTTTGCATAA
- a CDS encoding leucine-rich repeat domain-containing protein, translating into MLKFLKRIISSKKNYTYDRFGFKIKDVKTGHILDVSLNSNVFSGFVFIPEKKLTLPLAPWPIGVNPFQDDFCFEGNGSSPAGAWSFCIVPTNAFSEIMDKVVAINSSSGKQRGLINDDRDEEWMNVLFEWADKIGLEELRWEIQPRNRDGGFWVGFPRDRKKLINLEGLNINNKGVSEIPKEIANLKKLKKIWFCNNNISEIPKEIFNLSLLEEIRASENEITILPDEIGKLVNIIIIDLEKNNLKYVSENIIQLKHLERLDIRDQPIALGNIDTPLPDSQVAVLASMDDVVRW; encoded by the coding sequence ATGTTAAAATTTTTAAAAAGAATAATTAGTAGCAAAAAGAACTACACTTATGATCGGTTCGGCTTTAAAATCAAGGATGTAAAAACTGGTCATATTTTAGACGTTAGTCTAAACAGTAACGTTTTTAGTGGGTTTGTTTTTATTCCTGAAAAAAAACTGACATTGCCTCTTGCTCCTTGGCCAATAGGTGTTAATCCATTTCAAGATGACTTTTGCTTTGAAGGCAATGGAAGCAGTCCTGCAGGAGCGTGGTCCTTTTGTATAGTGCCTACAAATGCTTTTAGTGAGATCATGGATAAAGTGGTTGCGATAAATAGCTCTTCGGGTAAACAACGTGGTCTTATTAATGATGATCGTGATGAAGAATGGATGAATGTTTTGTTCGAATGGGCTGATAAAATAGGACTTGAAGAACTGCGGTGGGAAATTCAACCAAGAAATCGTGACGGCGGTTTCTGGGTCGGGTTTCCGAGAGATCGTAAAAAACTGATAAACCTTGAGGGTTTAAATATTAATAACAAGGGTGTTTCTGAGATACCTAAAGAAATAGCTAACTTAAAGAAATTAAAAAAGATATGGTTCTGCAATAATAATATTAGTGAAATTCCTAAAGAGATATTTAACCTTTCGCTTCTTGAGGAAATAAGAGCTTCCGAAAATGAAATAACCATATTGCCAGATGAAATTGGTAAGCTTGTTAATATTATCATTATTGATCTGGAAAAAAATAATTTAAAATACGTGTCAGAAAATATAATACAACTAAAGCACCTTGAAAGGCTCGATATAAGAGATCAACCAATAGCATTAGGCAATATCGACACTCCGCTGCCTGATAGTCAAGTTGCAGTACTAGCTTCTATGGATGATGTAGTTAGATGGTAG
- a CDS encoding class III extradiol ring-cleavage dioxygenase codes for MMNTAPDILFLSHGGGPLPLLGDPDHQGMVESLKGIANVISKPSAILVISAHWEASEPTITSGTAPELIYDYAGFPPEAYRIQYPCTGDPGLAQQVGRALENAGIPAQQDAQRGFDHGLFVPLKIMYPQADIPCVQLSLVNNLSANTHLAIGRALKSLERQNLLVIGSGFSFHNMREFFSPITQESQAKNMAFEEWLITTCSSQEIDEVERSRRLAHWDSAPHARFCHPREEHLLPLHVCYGLAGRPSDEQLSVTILNKTSGMFYWSRKSA; via the coding sequence ATGATGAACACCGCACCAGATATTTTATTCCTCTCCCACGGCGGCGGGCCTCTGCCGCTATTGGGCGACCCGGATCACCAAGGGATGGTCGAGTCGCTAAAAGGGATAGCCAATGTGATCAGCAAGCCGTCAGCTATTTTGGTCATTAGCGCCCACTGGGAAGCGTCTGAGCCCACGATCACTTCCGGGACCGCGCCAGAGCTGATTTATGACTACGCTGGCTTCCCACCCGAAGCTTATCGAATTCAGTATCCTTGTACTGGTGACCCTGGGTTGGCACAACAGGTGGGGCGGGCGCTTGAAAACGCTGGCATTCCAGCCCAGCAAGATGCCCAACGGGGCTTTGATCATGGCTTATTTGTCCCACTCAAAATAATGTACCCGCAGGCTGATATCCCTTGCGTACAGCTCTCGTTGGTTAACAACCTCAGCGCTAATACCCACCTTGCCATTGGCCGCGCGCTCAAATCTCTTGAGCGCCAGAACCTGCTGGTGATCGGATCAGGTTTTTCATTTCACAACATGCGGGAATTCTTTAGCCCTATTACGCAAGAGAGCCAAGCAAAAAATATGGCCTTCGAAGAGTGGTTAATAACTACGTGCTCCAGCCAAGAGATTGATGAAGTAGAGCGCAGCCGTCGCTTGGCTCACTGGGACAGCGCTCCACATGCACGCTTTTGTCATCCGAGGGAAGAGCACCTTTTGCCACTGCATGTGTGTTATGGCCTAGCGGGCAGGCCGAGTGATGAACAGTTATCAGTCACTATATTGAACAAGACATCAGGCATGTTCTATTGGTCACGAAAAAGCGCCTAA